The sequence GCGCCAGCCGAGGAGGATCATCGCATGAGCGATCATGGCGCAGCCGCTCCTCAACCTACCGGCCTGACAGCTGATCCGGCTCGCACCCCGCTGCCGCAGCGCATCATCATGAGCGTGGATGCGATCGGCGGTGTCTGGCGCTATGCCATGGATCTTGCCGGGGCTGTTCGCACCGCCGGCGTGGAAACTGTCTTCGTCGGTTTCGGGCCTGCGCCATCCGAGCAGCAACGACGTGAAGCCGAGCGCATCGGCATGCTTGAATGGACGAATGCGCCGCTCGATTGGACAGTCGCCGATGAAGAGGAACTCGACATCGTCCCCGATCGGCTGGCGGAGCTGTCGATCAAGCATTCCGCCGAGCTGCTGCAGCTCAACTTGCCGTCTCAGGCCGCGAGCTGCGGGAATGGGCTACCGGTCGTCGCGGTTTCGCACTCATGCGTCGTCACCTGGTTCGAGGCGGTACGCGCCAGCGCTTTGCCGCCGGAATGGCTCTGGCAGAAGCGACGCAACCGGCAAGGCCTTGACCGCGCCGACGTGGTTCTGGCGCCAAGCCGAAGCCATGCCGCTGCTTTGGCTCGCTGCTACGGACCGATCGGCAATCTCTCGGTCGTTTACAATGCGAGTCGGCAATCCGGCTATGTCGAGGCCAGGGAAAACTTCGTTTTTGCAGCGGGCCGCTGGTGGGACGAGGGCAAGAACGGTGCCGTACTGGACCGGGCTGCCGCGGCGATCCACTGGCCCGTCGTCATCGCAGGATCCTGCGACGGCCCCAGCGGTCAGCGGTTGACGATCGAGCATGCCGACCATCGCGGCGAACTCGCCCACGACGATACGATGGCGCTGATGTCCCGGGCCGCGATCGTCGTCTCGCCTTCGATCTACGAGCCGTTCGGTCTCGCCGCGCTCGAGGCTGCGCGATCGGGTACGGCGCTTGTGCTCGCCGACATCCCGACCTATCGCGAGCTCTGGGACGGTGCTGCACTTTTCGCCGACCCGGCCGACCCCGGTGCACTCGCTGCGGCCGTCAACCGGCTCGTGGATGACGCGCGCCTCAGGGCCGAACTCGGCCGGCGAGCGCGATTGCGTTCACGCAGATTCACGATCGAAGCGCAGCGCAATGCGATGCTCGACGTCTACCGCCAGGCGGTGCGTGAGCCTCGCCGAATGACTGCAGCGGAGTGACCGATGAGATTCCTCTTCTACACCCATTCCCTTGTCTCCGACTGGAACCACGGCAACGCCCATTTCCTGCGCGGCGTCATGCGTGAGCTGTTGCGGGCCGGCCATGAGGCGACAGCACTCGAGCCGAGCGACTCGTGGAGCCGTCTCAATTTGCTGGAAGACCAGGGAGTTGGGCCGATCGTAGGCTTTCGCAAACACTTTCCCGAGCTGCGGTTCGAAGTCTACGACGCGGACTTCGACCATGAGGCGGCGGTGAACGACACGGATGTTGTCATCCTGCATGAATGGACGGAGCCGGCGCTGGTTGCGCGCCTCGGGCGGGCACGCCGCGACGGCGGCCGTTTCACGCTGGCCTTTCATGACACTCATCATCGAGCCATCACCGCCGAGGCCGAAATCGCCCGCCTTGATCTTTCCCATTACGATTTTGTCCTGGCTTTCGGCGAGGCGCTCCGTCAGCGCTATCTTCGCTCCGGCTGGGGCAGACATGTTTATACCTGGCACGAAGCGGCCGACGCCGCTCTGTTCCATCCAATGCCGGAGGTGGAGAAAACGGGCGATCTCGTCTGGATCGGAAATTGGGGCGACGATGAGCGGAGCGCCGAGATCGCATCCTTCCTGATCGAGCCGGCACGAAAACTGAAGCTGAAGACGACGGTGCGCGGAGTGCGATATCCTGTTGCGGCCCTTGCGGCGTTGCGGAAGGCGGGCATCGTCTACGGCGGCTGGCTCGCAAATGCCGCCGTTCCACGCGTCTTCGCCGAATGTCGCGCGACCGTCCACATCCCTCGACGCCCCTATGTCGAGGCACTGCCCGGCATACCGACCATACGCGTGTTCGAGGCGCTTGCCTGCGGCATTCCGCTGATCTCGGCGCCGTGGACCGACGCGGAAGGTCTGTTCCGCCCCGGCAAGGACTTCCTTTTTGCTCGCGACGGCGAAGAGATGACCCGCCTCCTGCGGAAGGTTCTCTCCGACGCGGCTTTCGCCGAAGAAATGGTGGCATCTGGATTGGAGACGATCCGAGCACGCCATACCTGCCGCCATCGCGTCGACGAGCTTCTCGACATAGTCGCTGCCTATCGCCCTGGAGGGGCCAAGCGCAAACCAACCATTTTGAAGGAGGCTGCGGTATGAGGATTGCCTTCTATGGATCGAGCCTGGTTTCGGCCTACTGGAATGGCGCGGCGACCTATTATCGCGGATTGCTCCGGGCGCTCGCTGCGCGGGGATACGAGATCACCTTCTATGAACCCGACGTCTACGATCGGCAAAAGCACCGCGATATCGATGCGCCCGACTGGTGCAGGGTCGTGGTCTATGAGGGAAGCATACCGGCTCTCAAAGCTGCCGCGAAGCAGGCAGCTCAGGCCGATATAGTCGTCAAGGCAAGCGGCGTCGGCTTCGAGGATGATCTGCTGTTGCACGAAGTCCTGTCCGCCGCCCGCCCCACGGCATTGAAGATTTTCTGGGACGTCGACGCGCCTGCTACCCTCGCCATGCTTCGCGCCGATCCAGACCATCCTTTGCGGCTTGCGCTTTCCTCCATAGACCTGGTGTTGACCTATGGCGGCGGCGACCCGGTGGTGGAGGCCTATCGCGCTATCGGCGCCCGTGAATGCATTCCCATCTATAATGCCGTCGATCCACGGACACACTATCCGGTTCCTGCGGATCCGCGTTTTGCCGCCGATCTGGCTTTCCTTGGAAATCGGTTGCCGGACCGGGAGGCGCGCGTTGAGGCTTTCTTTCTCGATCCTGCGGCTCGTCTCATGGGTCGACGGTTCCTGCTGGGTGGTGCCGGATGGCAGGACAAGCCGATGTCGGAGAACGTCGCTTATATCGGCCATGTCCCGACCGGCGATCACAACGCCTTCAATGCGACACCAAAAGCCGTGCTGAACATCTCGCGGACGAGCATGGCCGAGAACGGCTTTTCCCCGGCGACTCGCGTTTTCGAGGCGGCAGGGGCTGGTGCCTGCCTGATTACGGATGCCTGGGAAGGCATCGAGCTTTTCCTCAAGCCGGGCGAAGAAGTGCTTGTGGCGAGAGATGGGCGGGACGTTGCCGATCTCATGGCGATCCCCGATGAGCGCGCGAAGGAGATTGGAAAGCGAGCCCTCGCCCGTGTCTTGACAGTGCACACCTACGATCACCGCGCGGCAGAGGCTGACCGTATTTTCCGCGCAAGGATGCGCCCGAGGGAGGCTGCCGAATGAGCCGCCCTCTCGACATCGTCGTCCTCGGTCTCTCGCTGTCCTCGTCTTGGGGAAACGGCCATGCAACGACGTTCCGCGCTCTTCTCCACGGCGTCCACGCCGCCGGGCACAAGCTCATCTTCTATGAACGCGACGTGCCCTGGTACGCGAGCCACCGGGATCTC is a genomic window of Sinorhizobium numidicum containing:
- a CDS encoding glycosyltransferase family 4 protein; this translates as MSVDAIGGVWRYAMDLAGAVRTAGVETVFVGFGPAPSEQQRREAERIGMLEWTNAPLDWTVADEEELDIVPDRLAELSIKHSAELLQLNLPSQAASCGNGLPVVAVSHSCVVTWFEAVRASALPPEWLWQKRRNRQGLDRADVVLAPSRSHAAALARCYGPIGNLSVVYNASRQSGYVEARENFVFAAGRWWDEGKNGAVLDRAAAAIHWPVVIAGSCDGPSGQRLTIEHADHRGELAHDDTMALMSRAAIVVSPSIYEPFGLAALEAARSGTALVLADIPTYRELWDGAALFADPADPGALAAAVNRLVDDARLRAELGRRARLRSRRFTIEAQRNAMLDVYRQAVREPRRMTAAE
- a CDS encoding CgeB family protein, with protein sequence MRFLFYTHSLVSDWNHGNAHFLRGVMRELLRAGHEATALEPSDSWSRLNLLEDQGVGPIVGFRKHFPELRFEVYDADFDHEAAVNDTDVVILHEWTEPALVARLGRARRDGGRFTLAFHDTHHRAITAEAEIARLDLSHYDFVLAFGEALRQRYLRSGWGRHVYTWHEAADAALFHPMPEVEKTGDLVWIGNWGDDERSAEIASFLIEPARKLKLKTTVRGVRYPVAALAALRKAGIVYGGWLANAAVPRVFAECRATVHIPRRPYVEALPGIPTIRVFEALACGIPLISAPWTDAEGLFRPGKDFLFARDGEEMTRLLRKVLSDAAFAEEMVASGLETIRARHTCRHRVDELLDIVAAYRPGGAKRKPTILKEAAV
- a CDS encoding CgeB family protein — encoded protein: MRIAFYGSSLVSAYWNGAATYYRGLLRALAARGYEITFYEPDVYDRQKHRDIDAPDWCRVVVYEGSIPALKAAAKQAAQADIVVKASGVGFEDDLLLHEVLSAARPTALKIFWDVDAPATLAMLRADPDHPLRLALSSIDLVLTYGGGDPVVEAYRAIGARECIPIYNAVDPRTHYPVPADPRFAADLAFLGNRLPDREARVEAFFLDPAARLMGRRFLLGGAGWQDKPMSENVAYIGHVPTGDHNAFNATPKAVLNISRTSMAENGFSPATRVFEAAGAGACLITDAWEGIELFLKPGEEVLVARDGRDVADLMAIPDERAKEIGKRALARVLTVHTYDHRAAEADRIFRARMRPREAAE